The following nucleotide sequence is from Gammaproteobacteria bacterium.
AGGTACGCGATAGTCGTGGTCGTTGGTATTTTCTACGTGTCCGGTCCCATCGCTCGATGGCCACGAGTGCGGAGGTGATCCTGAGCCTGATGGACATCACCCGCCTGAAATCCGCTGAAGACCGCGTCCAGGCCGATCTGCGCCGACGCGACGAATTTCTGGCGATGCTGTCCCACGAGTTGCGTAACCCATTGGCGGCAATAATGAATGCTACCCATACCCTGCGCCAGTGGAATCAGCTTGCGGCGGTCCCATGCCTCTGTACCGACATCATCGATCGCCAGGCCACGCATATGACTCGTTTGCTCGACGACCTACTGGATGTCTCGCGCCTCACTCAGAACAAATTCAAACTACGTCGGAGTGTATTTGACCTGCGTACCGTGGTGCCTGACGCCGTTCAAGCGGTGAACGAACTGCTTACCAAGCGTCGAGTACATCTGTCGGTAGCATTGAGTGAGGAACCGCTCTGGATTGACGCAGACCCGGTACGACTTCAGCAAGTGGTGGTAAATCTGCTCAACAACGCCATCAAATATAATCATGCCCAAGGAGAGGTATGGCTCACCCTGGGTTCCGAACAGGGCAAGAGAATAGTGCGGGTACGCGATAACGGGATCGGTATTCCAGACGGATTACTAGAATCGGTCTTCGATTCGTTCGTCCAGGGAGAGCAGGGCCTTGACCGCGCCGAAGGTGGAATTGGCGTGGGATTGACCTTGGTGCGCCACATTACACAACTACACGATGGCACAGTAACAGCATATAGTGAGGGCCTTGGTTACGGCGCCGAATTTCTGATCACCTTACCCCAGGTGCCGGCGCCAAAATAGATCATTAAAACGGACCATGCCATCGTTATACCGCCTCGATATCTCGCTTCTAAAGCAGTAGCGCCATGACTGAACAGTTCGGATCCATTGAACAACTCCGCGCAGCCATTGAACTCTCACGGCTCCCACGAGTGGGGGCTGCAAAATTTAAGTCGCTCGTCGATCAATATGGAAGTCCGACCGAGGCGTTGCGTAGTATTCCTCAGCAATTTGCACTCTTCGGCGCGAAAAACAAAATGGCGCTGACCACTGAACAACTTGATGGATTGAACCATCTTCCCACCAACATAGGATTCACCTATTACGGCGCCGCTGACTATCCCTGGCGACTAGGGGAATTGTCAGAACCACCCCCCTATCTCTTTCGTAAAGGTAGCGTTTGGCCATTTCCAGCGATGGCGGTTGCCATCGTTGGTCCTCGTGGTTGTTCCGACGAGGGGGCGCTTTTCGCCCGAACCATCGCTGCACAGTTGGCAGAACAAGGTGTATTGATCATTAGTGGTGGTGCTCTGGGTATCGATAGTGCTGCGCATTGGGGCGCATTAAAAGAAGGACGAGGTCTCTCGGTATTGGTGACGGCCACGGGTATCGATCTCGTCTATCCACCAGAAAACAAGCCACTGTTTGAACAGGTAATGGACCACGGTTGTCTCCTGACCGAATTACTCCCCGGCGCGCCGCCGCGCCGTGATTTCTTCCCTACTCGTAATCGAATCATCGTTGGTTTGTCCGATGCGGTAATCGTGATAGAGGGAAGGTTGCGTACTGGGACCTGGTCCAGCGCCAGTCATGCGCTCAAACAACATCGTCCTCTTTTTGTTTGGGTTGAGAGTCCACGTCTGGAGCTTCGGGAACTCCCCGAAT
It contains:
- a CDS encoding DNA processing protein; protein product: MTEQFGSIEQLRAAIELSRLPRVGAAKFKSLVDQYGSPTEALRSIPQQFALFGAKNKMALTTEQLDGLNHLPTNIGFTYYGAADYPWRLGELSEPPPYLFRKGSVWPFPAMAVAIVGPRGCSDEGALFARTIAAQLAEQGVLIISGGALGIDSAAHWGALKEGRGLSVLVTATGIDLVYPPENKPLFEQVMDHGCLLTELLPGAPPRRDFFPTRNRIIVGLSDAVIVIEGRLRTGTWSSASHALKQHRPLFVWVESPRLELRELPELLLGRGAIALHTVDPTVVMRVINSHDGQVIE
- a CDS encoding hypothetical protein (Evidence 5 : Unknown function), with the protein product MRSDDSKSTSSGEEDHRVACTQRNPTAKDNHRETDYPPHLEAELRITPKKIQASNKELLAANERLKECDEELQSVRAELSTVNAERVRKTAELAELSNDLNNLLACAEVGTVFLDQELRIRRVSPGVVESLNLLPGDVGRRIDAFNLPLEYPDLLDSLRRVQESRIDIDREVRDSRGRWYFLRVRSHRSMATSAEVILSLMDITRLKSAEDRVQADLRRRDEFLAMLSHELRNPLAAIMNATHTLRQWNQLAAVPCLCTDIIDRQATHMTRLLDDLLDVSRLTQNKFKLRRSVFDLRTVVPDAVQAVNELLTKRRVHLSVALSEEPLWIDADPVRLQQVVVNLLNNAIKYNHAQGEVWLTLGSEQGKRIVRVRDNGIGIPDGLLESVFDSFVQGEQGLDRAEGGIGVGLTLVRHITQLHDGTVTAYSEGLGYGAEFLITLPQVPAPK